The Silene latifolia isolate original U9 population chromosome X, ASM4854445v1, whole genome shotgun sequence genome contains the following window.
AAGAAGCGGATACTAATACTGCTTATTTCCATAGCCTTATCAAAGCTAGAAGATCCAATAATTTCATTCATCACATAGCAGATCACAAAGGGGGTATTCATAAGGAGGAAACATGCATTCAACAAGCTTTTCTAGAATACTATCAGATGGTGCTTTGCACAAAGAACTGCACTAAGAAAGTTAAATTTTCATTGTGCAAAAGAGAAAGACTTGCACAAATCAGCATACACAACTGCTCATGTCTCCTATCACTGCTGAGGAAAtcaaaaacattatttttcataTTCCTAATGACAAAGCACCAGGTCCTGATGGTTATTCAAGCAAATTTTTTAAAGATTCTTGGGACATAATTGGACATGAGATAACTGAGGCAATTTTGGATTTCTTTCAGTCAGGTTGCCTACTAAAGCAATTGAATTGTACCCTAATGACTTTGATACCAAAAGTGGATAGACCTGCCAATGTTTTACAGTGTAGACCCATTGCTTGCAGCAATGTGATCTATAAATGCATATCTAAATTATTTTGTACCAGGCTGGCTAGTGTCCTTCCAAATTTGATCTCTCAAAATCAGGGGAGTTTCATCAAAGAGAGGAGCATAATGGAAAATATCCTTATTTGTCAAGACATTGTTAGTCTTTATGAGAGGAATGTTATATCTCCAAGATGCCTATTCAAAATGGACCTTTAAAAGGCGTATGATACAATTGAATGAGTTTGTTTGGATGACATGCTTAAAGCCTTAAACTTTCCAGAACAATTCAGAAAGTGGATTATGCAGTGTGTCACAACTGTTACATACTCCCTTAATCTTAATGGTAATGTTTTGGTTTATTCAAAGGGCAAAGAGGATTGGGACAATGAGACCCCCCTCTCCCCTTTGCTCTTTACTATCTACATGGAATATTTAACTAGGTTGCTGGCATACACTACTGAGGGACCTGGTTTTAAGTATCACCATCTTTGGAAACCTCTGAAACTTACTCATCTTATGTTTGTTGATGATCTATTGCTTTTCTGCAAGGGAGATGCTCAATCTATCATGACTATTCTAAGAACTTTCTCAACTTTCTCAATGAGTTCTGGATTAAACATGAGCAAAGGAAAGTTCAATGCTTAATTTAATAGAGTGGATGAGGTTTTAAAGACTGAAGGTCTTGTGTAAGTTAATCTTCTTTGTAGATACCTTGGGGTCCCTATAAAGACTACAAGACTGGATGCTCAGGATTTTGGCCCCCTTATTGACAAGTTACTGAACAGAATAAGAGGGTTGGGGGCTAGGAAGCTTTCCTATGCAGATCGGCTTGTTCTAGTGCAATCAGTTTTTAAGACTCTCCCCAATTAATGGGCTTCAATGTTTATTCTTCCAACTGGAGTCATTACAAAAGTTGAAACAATTTGTAGAAATTTTCTTTGGGATGGGGGTGTGGACTACATTAGAACTCCCTTTGTCTAATTGGAGAAGATTTCAAACCAAAAATAGAGGGTGATCTAGGACTCAAGAATGATATCCCGTGGAATAAGGTAGCAGTTGAGAAATTGGTTTAGTGGATAGCTTCCAAAACTGACCACCTTTGGGTCAAATAGGTAAGCCACACATACTTAAAGGGGCATAATTAGCAAACTTATACTCCTACTCCTAACTCAAGCTGGAGTTGGAGGAAGATTTTCCAAATTAAAAATGTCTATGCTGATGCATATAATCAACAGATGTGGACCACACAGAAGGGACATGAATACATCATTGCCAAGGGATATGAGTTTATTCGACAAAAAGGGCTTGAGATATCTTGGGCAACACATATATGGAACAAATGGACTATACCTAAACATGGTTTCCTAGTGTGGATACTTCATCACAATGGATTAAATACAAAATACAAGTTTCATAAAATAGGGGTCAGTACGGATTTCACCTATTGCATCTGTGGCCAAGACAGAGAGGATAATGACCATTTGTTTTTCAGTGTCAATACAGCAGACGAGTTATTAGTGAAGTTGAAAAGTGGATGGGGATGCATCTTCCTTACCAGGATCTGCATGTATGGAGGAACAGTAGAAGGGGATCTAAACTCTAACTTGGACTGATAAACTCCATCCTGAATGCTTGTATTTACAGCATCTGGAATCAGCGAAATCTAAGTAGGTTGGATTTGTAGATTCTTCCCCCAACCATTGTAGCCGGGCAAATCATAACGGATATGAGATGGCGCATGCGTAATTCTATCGCGTTCCCGATAAAGGAAAGCGATAAGGTCTGGATTTATGGTCTCCTAGCTATGGCTTGAGACTGTTTTAGGAAGGATGCCTGTGGACAAAGAGTTTTAGCGAGGAAAGAGGATCTCCTGGCGTTTGTTGTCTGATCTAGGGTTTTCGATCTATTTTGATTTGTTTGCTCCCCGAATTTGTGTTTGTTGGTGTTGTTTTACTTCACCGGTTTGGGTTATATTGTATGGGCTGTCTAGCTTTGTTTTGGGCTGGGATATGACTTTTCATGGGTCGGTCCCTTCTCATTGTATGGTGACGTTTTCTTGATATAATATActcttacattttatcaaaaaaaaaaaaacttatttatGTAAAATTGCCTATTCTCGTTTGTTCGCACTACaagcttgggaaaccaagtcATGTGACATCCTCATGGGTTAGGATGGCCTTAAGGAAGGCTTCCCGACTTATGGGGGTATTACATGTTTTATATATATGGCATGAATCCAGCGTACGCAGAGATGGTCGGGTTTTTTTTTATCCACCAAACATATTTCTCTAGAGAAGCAATGTTCAACATATGCAGATTTTTAAGGCCCAATCCACCTTTTCTCTTCGCGTTGCATCCTTGACTCCAAGAAACTAGTGCAGGGAATTTTTTCCATTCATTTCCATGCCATACGAAACCAATACATATggcatcaattttatttaaaaTCGTCTTTGGCAGGATACAGATACGAGCCTAATAGTTGTGCAAAGTACCTGCATATGATAGCTTTTTCTGCCCCAGGTCTTGTAATTCAATCAGTGACCTTTTTAATTAAACACTGGTAGTCCAATGCCCCTAATATTTAGGAATAATATTTACTCTAAGGTATCTGAAAGGAATAGCCCGTCTTTTCATACCAGATGCATTGTCAATAGCATGTACAATATTGTCAGGCACACCATTACAGTGAAAATTAGATTTGCCACTGCTCATTTTTAGCCCAGAAGTATAGAAAACTTTTCAAAAGCTCTCAATAACAGTGTTATTAAATGAAGGTCAACCCTGCTAAACAAAAGCAGGTTATCTGCAAAGCAGAGGTGGGCGAGCCCTAGTCTTGCACACAGAGGGTGAAATCTAAAGCCTTTGAATTGATGCAATACACCCAATAATCTACTCAAGTACTCAAGGCAAATGGTAAATAGTAAGGGAAAAAGAGGGTCCCCCTGTCTCAACCCTCTCTTACCTTTCAAAAACCCAAACACTTCCCCATTTAAAGCCAGTGAATATGAGGTGGTAGACACACATTGCATAATGAGCTTATTTATCTGCCGAGGGAAGTTCAAGGCACCCAACATATCCTTTTTTTGGGGGCaaaatgtgatttattatatatatatatatatatatatatatatatatatatatatatatatatatatatatagagagagagagagagagagagagagagagagagagagagagagagagagagagagagagagagagagagagagagataagtACAAATAAGttcacctaaaatggtgagtccctAAGTCATAATCTAAGTCATTAGATCTTccaagattgatggttgagatttgaaactTCTAAGCATTTTTTGAATGAAACTTTAGTGTTTTATAAGTGAAATTTTAATCAATGAATATAACATTAAATCTTTACGATTGAAACTTTAATCTTTTAAGGCCATTTAGTAAAAgaaaatttatatttatattatacaatgttaatttaaatatataaatttgatttttgagtgtaactttaatgtgttatgagtgtaactttaatacttaaaagtataactttagttttttaggccatttttaatataaaaatttgaattttatgaaataatgtaattgtgactaatatttatttaatttaactgaTTTTTGAGTGAAActttagagtgtaactttaatgcttaaaagttttattttagtttttttaggccatttttaatataaaaatttgaatttatgtaaggATTTTtttcaaacacaacctttaaaaaccaAAAAGTTGCGAAACAGTACCTTTTGGCTGGATTCTGTCAGTTTAATTCATTTTCGGTGTCATAATAGTTTGCACATGCCATGTATGTTTgactttttctttttgttttcccTCTAATTCATCCCCTTTTTTTTAATTTTCCCTCCATTTATCCAACAAACCCTTTATATTAATTCCCCTCAAGCAAGATTCAAAGGAGAATCGCAATGAATTGAGGTTGTTTATGAATTGGATTATTCAACTGTAAAAATTTGGGGTTGTATAAGGtgatttcagatctaaaattaagAACTAAAGAGAAAGTGAAATTATTAAACTGGAGGGAAGAGTTTGGTCATCACACATTCACACGTCATagagtaa
Protein-coding sequences here:
- the LOC141619885 gene encoding uncharacterized protein LOC141619885; amino-acid sequence: MEFLKQKAKAHWLKEADTNTAYFHSLIKARRSNNFIHHIADHKGGIHKEETCIQQAFLEYYQMRKTCTNQHTQLLMSPITAEEIKNIIFHIPNDKAPGPDGYSSKFFKDSWDIIGHEITEAILDFFQSEQFRKWIMQCVTTVTYSLNLNGNVLVYSKGKEDWDNETPLSPLLFTIYMEYLTRLLAYTTEGPGFKYHHLWKPLKLTHLMFVDDLLLFCKGDAQSIMTILRTFSTFSMSSGLNMSKGKFNA